A single genomic interval of Pyrus communis chromosome 5, drPyrComm1.1, whole genome shotgun sequence harbors:
- the LOC137734661 gene encoding NF-X1-type zinc finger protein NFXL2 isoform X1, with translation MPSNHSDSDTDSDQSQSGSGPVRHSDLSDSIFRTYLEFTGKSTATTADLSKIQSFLTSSSSGALSCLICLERIRPADPTWSCTSVCFSVFHLICIQSWARQASDLSALRASTRLPISAQKAAEVSVWNCPKCRIEYPHSQIPKNYYCFCGKLENPPSDDPWVLPHSCGEVCNRPLKHGCGHHCLLLCHPGPCPSCPKLVESRCFCGSVKDVRRCGFKHFSCNNACKKVLACGIHRCSEICHQGPCSPCRVRGVYRCQCGKKEEEKECCERLDFRCEEPCEKVLGCGQHKCTKGCHLGECGPCPSQGKRTCPCGKRMHEGLSCKASVPLCGSTCDKMLSCGYHRCPERCHRGECIETCRTVVIKSCRCGSLKKEVPCHQDLACERKCQRLRDCGRHACKRRCCDGDCPPCSEICGRKLRCRNHKCPSPCHRGACAPCPVMVTITCACGQTHFEVPCGTEMDQKPPRCRKPCPITPLCRHGPNSKPHKCHYGACHPCRLLCEEEYACGHKCKLRCHGPKPPPNPEFTLKPKKKKSFHHSESTPGSPCPPCPELVWRSCVGQHIGADKMMVCSDNTLFSCENLCGNPLPCGNHFCTKTCHPLKNQTVPSVRQARSEPCEKCQLPCKKEREPACPHPCPLPCHPGDCPPCKVLVKRSCHCGSMVHVFECIYFNSLSEKEQMTARSCKGPCHRKLPYCTHLCPEICHPGQCSSPEKCSKKVTIRCGCQSLKKEWLCHNVQAAYRDAGSDPKDASKNQFGLGLIPCNSDCKSKQKVNDSELQLRRPKSVEVKESDYDRQGPKRKKRRERVQQVTQTSTLQKIISNVKRCLLVFTLLVVLAAVSYYGYMGLLRLNDWMNEVEENRQRRYPRI, from the exons ATGCCCTCGAACCACTCGGACTCCGACACCGACTCCGACCAGAGCCAATCCGGCTCCGGACCGGTTCGCCACTCGGATCTCTCCGACTCCATTTTCCGAACCTACTTGGAATTCACAGGAAAATCAACAGCGACCACCGCCGACCTCTCCAAGATCCAATCTTTCCTGACGTCATCGTCCTCCGGCGCTCTGTCATGCCTGATATGCCTGGAGCGGATCCGGCCCGCCGACCCGACCTGGTCCTGCACCTCCGTCTGTTTCTCCGTCTTCCACCTGATCTGCATCCAGAGCTGGGCGCGCCAGGCATCCGATTTGTCCGCCTTGCGGGCCTCCACGCGCCTCCCCATTTCCGCCCAGAAAGCCGCCGAGGTATCAGTCTGGAACTGCCCCAAATGTAGGATAGAGTACCCCCATTCCCAAATCCCCAAGAATTATTACTGCTTCTGTGGAAAGCTCGAGAACCCACCGAGCGATGACCCGTGGGTTCTGCCGCATTCGTGCGGCGAGGTCTGCAATCGGCCGCTGAAGCACGGCTGCGGCCACCATTGCTTGCTTCTTTGCCACCCGGGTCCCTGCCCGTCCTGCCCGAAGCTCGTAGAATCTCGGTGCTTTTGTGGGTCTGTGAAGGACGTCCGGCGATGTGGGTTTAAGCATTTCTCTTGTAACAATGCTTGTAAGAAGGTATTGGCTTGTGGGATCCACCGGTGCTCGGAGATTTGCCACCAGGGGCCCTGCTCGCCGTGCCGGGTGCGGGGAGTGTACCGGTGCCAATGtgggaagaaggaggaggagaaggagtgTTGTGAGCGGCTTGATTTTAGGTGTGAGGAGCCGTGCGAGAAGGTGCTTGGCTGTGGGCAGCATAAGTGTACCAAAGGGTGTCATTTGGGGGAGTGCGGGCCGTGCCCGTCCCAGGGCAAGAGGACATGCCCCTGTGGAAAGAGAATGCATGAGGGATTGTCTTGCAAAGCCTCTGTGCCTTTGTGTGGTTCAACTTGTGATAAGATGCTCAGTTGTGGCTACCATAGGTGCCCGGAGAGGTGTCATCGTGGGGAGTGCATTGAGACTTGCAGAACAGTTGTCATCAAGTCGTGCCGGTGTGGGAGCTTGAAAAAGGAG GTTCCTTGCCATCAAGATTTAGCATGCGAAAGGAAGTGCCAGAGACTAAGGGACTGTGGGCGGCATGCTTGTAAGCGCCGGTGCTGTGATGGGGACTGCCCACCGTGCTCAGAG ATTTGTGGACGAAAGCTACGATGTAGGAACCACAAGTGCCCATCTCCATGCCATCG AGGTGCTTGTGCTCCGTGCCCAGTGATGGTGACAATTACATGTGCATGCGGTCAGACACACTTTGAG GTTCCTTGCGGTACTGAGATGGATCAAAAGCCTCCCAGATGTCGTAAGCCATGCCCTATTACTCCTTTATGCAGGCATGGACCAAATTCCAAG CCACATAAGTGCCATTATGGAGCCTGCCACCCGTGTAGATTACTTTGTGAGGAAGAATACGCATGTGGCCACAAGTGCAAGCTAAG GTGTCATGGTCCTAAACCTCCTCCGAATCCGGAATTTACGTTGAAACCTAAGAAGAAGAAGTCCTTTCATCATAGTGAATCTACTCCAGGATCTCCATGCCCTCCATGCCCAGAACTTGTTTGGAGGTCATGTGTTGGCCAGCACATTGGAGCAGATAAAATG ATGGTCTGCTCAGATAACACACTATTTTCCTGCGAAAACTTGTGCGGAAATCCTCTACCTTGTGGTAATCACTTTTGCACAAAAACTTGTCACCCCCTCAAGAATCAAACGGTGCCATCAGTCCGGCAAGCAAGAAGTGAGCCTTGTGAGAAGTGTCAACTTCCTTGCAAAAAG GAGAGGGAGCCTGCATGTCCTCATCCTTGCCCCTTGCCATGTCATCCTGGAGACTGCCCTCCTTGCAAGGTGCTTGTAAAGCGATCGTGTCACTGTGGTTCCATGGTTcatgtttttgagtgcatatattTTAACAGCTTGTCCGAAAAGGAGCAAATGACTGCTCGTTCATGTAAGGGGCCTTGTCACAG AAAGTTGCCGTATTGTACTCATCTGTGCCCAGAGATTTGTCATCCTGGTCAATGTTCCTCACCCGAAAAGTGCTCTAAAAAG GTTACCATCCGTTGTGGATGCCAGAGCTTGAAAAAGGAGTGGTTATGTCACAATGTTCAGGCAGCCTATCGCGATGCTGGTTCTGATCCCAAAGATGCATCTAAGAATCAATTTGGACTTGGACTCATTCCTTGCAATTCCGACTGCAAAAGCAAACAAAAGGTTAATGATTCAGAATTACAGTTGCGTAGACCTAAATCCGTGGAG GTGAAGGAATCAGATTATGATAGGCAAGGACCAAAGCGGAAGAAAAGGCGTGAGCGGGTGCAACAAGTGACACAAACCTCGACACTGCAA AAAATTATTTCCAACGTGAAACGGTGTCTTCTAGTTTTCACCCTCCTGGTGGTTTTAGCTGCTGTATCATACTACGGATACATGGGTCTCCTCCGACTTAATGATTGGATGAATGAAGTTGAAGAGAATCGACAAAGAAGATACCCCCGAATCTAA
- the LOC137734661 gene encoding NF-X1-type zinc finger protein NFXL2 isoform X2: MPSNHSDSDTDSDQSQSGSGPVRHSDLSDSIFRTYLEFTGKSTATTADLSKIQSFLTSSSSGALSCLICLERIRPADPTWSCTSVCFSVFHLICIQSWARQASDLSALRASTRLPISAQKAAEVSVWNCPKCRIEYPHSQIPKNYYCFCGKLENPPSDDPWVLPHSCGEVCNRPLKHGCGHHCLLLCHPGPCPSCPKLVESRCFCGSVKDVRRCGFKHFSCNNACKKVLACGIHRCSEICHQGPCSPCRVRGVYRCQCGKKEEEKECCERLDFRCEEPCEKVLGCGQHKCTKGCHLGECGPCPSQGKRTCPCGKRMHEGLSCKASVPLCGSTCDKMLSCGYHRCPERCHRGECIETCRTVVIKSCRCGSLKKEVPCHQDLACERKCQRLRDCGRHACKRRCCDGDCPPCSEICGRKLRCRNHKCPSPCHRGACAPCPVMVTITCACGQTHFEVPCGTEMDQKPPRCRKPCPITPLCRHGPNSKPHKCHYGACHPCRLLCEEEYACGHKCKLRCHGPKPPPNPEFTLKPKKKKSFHHSESTPGSPCPPCPELVWRSCVGQHIGADKMMVCSDNTLFSCENLCGNPLPCGNHFCTKTCHPLKNQTVPSVRQARSEPCEKCQLPCKKEREPACPHPCPLPCHPGDCPPCKVLVKRSCHCGSMVHVFECIYFNSLSEKEQMTARSCKGPCHRKLPYCTHLCPEICHPGQCSSPEKCSKKSLKKEWLCHNVQAAYRDAGSDPKDASKNQFGLGLIPCNSDCKSKQKVNDSELQLRRPKSVEVKESDYDRQGPKRKKRRERVQQVTQTSTLQKIISNVKRCLLVFTLLVVLAAVSYYGYMGLLRLNDWMNEVEENRQRRYPRI; this comes from the exons ATGCCCTCGAACCACTCGGACTCCGACACCGACTCCGACCAGAGCCAATCCGGCTCCGGACCGGTTCGCCACTCGGATCTCTCCGACTCCATTTTCCGAACCTACTTGGAATTCACAGGAAAATCAACAGCGACCACCGCCGACCTCTCCAAGATCCAATCTTTCCTGACGTCATCGTCCTCCGGCGCTCTGTCATGCCTGATATGCCTGGAGCGGATCCGGCCCGCCGACCCGACCTGGTCCTGCACCTCCGTCTGTTTCTCCGTCTTCCACCTGATCTGCATCCAGAGCTGGGCGCGCCAGGCATCCGATTTGTCCGCCTTGCGGGCCTCCACGCGCCTCCCCATTTCCGCCCAGAAAGCCGCCGAGGTATCAGTCTGGAACTGCCCCAAATGTAGGATAGAGTACCCCCATTCCCAAATCCCCAAGAATTATTACTGCTTCTGTGGAAAGCTCGAGAACCCACCGAGCGATGACCCGTGGGTTCTGCCGCATTCGTGCGGCGAGGTCTGCAATCGGCCGCTGAAGCACGGCTGCGGCCACCATTGCTTGCTTCTTTGCCACCCGGGTCCCTGCCCGTCCTGCCCGAAGCTCGTAGAATCTCGGTGCTTTTGTGGGTCTGTGAAGGACGTCCGGCGATGTGGGTTTAAGCATTTCTCTTGTAACAATGCTTGTAAGAAGGTATTGGCTTGTGGGATCCACCGGTGCTCGGAGATTTGCCACCAGGGGCCCTGCTCGCCGTGCCGGGTGCGGGGAGTGTACCGGTGCCAATGtgggaagaaggaggaggagaaggagtgTTGTGAGCGGCTTGATTTTAGGTGTGAGGAGCCGTGCGAGAAGGTGCTTGGCTGTGGGCAGCATAAGTGTACCAAAGGGTGTCATTTGGGGGAGTGCGGGCCGTGCCCGTCCCAGGGCAAGAGGACATGCCCCTGTGGAAAGAGAATGCATGAGGGATTGTCTTGCAAAGCCTCTGTGCCTTTGTGTGGTTCAACTTGTGATAAGATGCTCAGTTGTGGCTACCATAGGTGCCCGGAGAGGTGTCATCGTGGGGAGTGCATTGAGACTTGCAGAACAGTTGTCATCAAGTCGTGCCGGTGTGGGAGCTTGAAAAAGGAG GTTCCTTGCCATCAAGATTTAGCATGCGAAAGGAAGTGCCAGAGACTAAGGGACTGTGGGCGGCATGCTTGTAAGCGCCGGTGCTGTGATGGGGACTGCCCACCGTGCTCAGAG ATTTGTGGACGAAAGCTACGATGTAGGAACCACAAGTGCCCATCTCCATGCCATCG AGGTGCTTGTGCTCCGTGCCCAGTGATGGTGACAATTACATGTGCATGCGGTCAGACACACTTTGAG GTTCCTTGCGGTACTGAGATGGATCAAAAGCCTCCCAGATGTCGTAAGCCATGCCCTATTACTCCTTTATGCAGGCATGGACCAAATTCCAAG CCACATAAGTGCCATTATGGAGCCTGCCACCCGTGTAGATTACTTTGTGAGGAAGAATACGCATGTGGCCACAAGTGCAAGCTAAG GTGTCATGGTCCTAAACCTCCTCCGAATCCGGAATTTACGTTGAAACCTAAGAAGAAGAAGTCCTTTCATCATAGTGAATCTACTCCAGGATCTCCATGCCCTCCATGCCCAGAACTTGTTTGGAGGTCATGTGTTGGCCAGCACATTGGAGCAGATAAAATG ATGGTCTGCTCAGATAACACACTATTTTCCTGCGAAAACTTGTGCGGAAATCCTCTACCTTGTGGTAATCACTTTTGCACAAAAACTTGTCACCCCCTCAAGAATCAAACGGTGCCATCAGTCCGGCAAGCAAGAAGTGAGCCTTGTGAGAAGTGTCAACTTCCTTGCAAAAAG GAGAGGGAGCCTGCATGTCCTCATCCTTGCCCCTTGCCATGTCATCCTGGAGACTGCCCTCCTTGCAAGGTGCTTGTAAAGCGATCGTGTCACTGTGGTTCCATGGTTcatgtttttgagtgcatatattTTAACAGCTTGTCCGAAAAGGAGCAAATGACTGCTCGTTCATGTAAGGGGCCTTGTCACAG AAAGTTGCCGTATTGTACTCATCTGTGCCCAGAGATTTGTCATCCTGGTCAATGTTCCTCACCCGAAAAGTGCTCTAAAAAG AGCTTGAAAAAGGAGTGGTTATGTCACAATGTTCAGGCAGCCTATCGCGATGCTGGTTCTGATCCCAAAGATGCATCTAAGAATCAATTTGGACTTGGACTCATTCCTTGCAATTCCGACTGCAAAAGCAAACAAAAGGTTAATGATTCAGAATTACAGTTGCGTAGACCTAAATCCGTGGAG GTGAAGGAATCAGATTATGATAGGCAAGGACCAAAGCGGAAGAAAAGGCGTGAGCGGGTGCAACAAGTGACACAAACCTCGACACTGCAA AAAATTATTTCCAACGTGAAACGGTGTCTTCTAGTTTTCACCCTCCTGGTGGTTTTAGCTGCTGTATCATACTACGGATACATGGGTCTCCTCCGACTTAATGATTGGATGAATGAAGTTGAAGAGAATCGACAAAGAAGATACCCCCGAATCTAA
- the LOC137735109 gene encoding putative serine/threonine-protein kinase-like protein CCR3 — protein sequence MTKRPFSSLTTATFIIITATILFVVIPPPAHAFGSGSTLAVISASGTVCGVVSDQPRQRIVCYRRGQTVAVEPNISFSTISGGRTSLCGLRSGGYSLLCWDDIASQNNTFQSKRLYFNRTVTLENLSVGDDHICARTVVTGTIKCWRVDDVSELPSGSDQFSSISSGSGFSCGISKTTLRVQCWGRATSMAEEIQTGFGNMTMATITAGGSHVCGINTTGLIVCRGSNGAGQWNVPSGSPFEFSALSLGVNHSCAIRTSNQTVICWGGGGQFAINQTNGVSFEVIASGSDFVCGLTTRNFSIVCWGPGWPNLSGLKSGEELELPEILPGSCVNSSCGECGIYPQSQRLCFGTDNICKPCLPQISLPPPAFPSPPPPQPPPPPLASRPRPAALTTGLLVFAIVGCVGAFAVICTVIYCLWTGGCFGDNKIHNSVQPTITRDASSNNGNGITSNNSPPSRSSTIRRQGSRIMRRQRSGTSSKHADRAEEFSLSELAAATNDFSMENKIGAGSFGVVYRGKLPDGREVAIKRGETASKMKKYQEKESAFDSELAFLSRVHHKHLVRLVGYCQERDERLLVYEHMKNGALYDHLHDKNNVERSSSLLNSWKMRIKVALDASRGIEYLHNYAVPPIIHRDIKSSNILLDANWTARVSDFGLSLMGPESEVDFRPTNAAGTVGYIDPEYYGLNLLTAKSDVYGLGVVLLELLTGKRAIFKDGKDGGTPISVVDFAVPAIMKGELVRLLDKRVGPPEVNESEAVELVAYTAMHCVSLEGKDRPTMADIVANLERAYALCDESPGSISSGAISIVSAE from the coding sequence ATGACGAAACGACCCTTCTCCTCCCTTACCACCGCcaccttcatcatcatcaccgcCACCATCCTCTTCGTCGTTATACCACCACCAGCTCATGCCTTCGGTTCCGGCTCCACCCTTGCCGTTATCTCCGCCTCCGGCACCGTCTGCGGTGTCGTGTCAGACCAACCGCGGCAGCGCATCGTCTGCTACCGCCGCGGACAAACCGTCGCAGTCGAGCCCAACATCTCCTTCTCCACCATCTCCGGCGGACGGACCTCTCTCTGCGGCCTTCGCTCTGGCGGATACAGCCTCCTCTGCTGGGACGACATCGCCTCACAAAACAACACCTTCCAATCCAAACGTCTTTACTTCAACAGAACCGTTACGTTGGAAAATCTCTCAGTCGGCGACGACCATATCTGCGCCAGAACTGTCGTCACAGGCACCATAAAATGCTGGCGGGTCGACGACGTGTCCGAATTGCCATCTGGGTCGGACCAATTCTCCTCGATTTCATCGGGGTCGGGTTTCTCTTGCGGAATTTCCAAAACCACCCTCCGGGTTCAATGCTGGGGCAGAGCAACTTCAATGGCGGAAGAAATACAAACCGGGTTCGGAAACATGACAATGGCGACCATCACAGCCGGCGGCTCGCACGTGTGCGGGATCAACACCACCGGGCTTATAGTCTGCCGGGGAAGCAATGGCGCCGGCCAATGGAACGTCCCTTCCGGCTCGCCTTTCGAGTTCTCTGCTCTGTCCCTCGGAGTAAACCACAGCTGCGCAATCAGAACTTCAAATCAAACTGTCATCTGTTGGGGAGGAGGAGGCCAATTTGCAATTAACCAAACAAATGGGGTGTCTTTTGAAGTAATTGCTTCTGGGTCGGATTTCGTTTGTGGATTAACCACCAGGAATTTTTCGATTGTTTGTTGGGGTCCGGGCTGGCCCAATCTCTCCGGTTTGAAATCAGGGGAGGAGCTCGAATTGCCCGAAATTCTTCCCGGTTCTTGTGTCAATTCGTCCTGCGGTGAATGTGGAATTTACCCTCAGTCCCAAAGGCTCTGTTTTGGTACAGATAACATTTGCAAGCCCTGTTTGCCTCAAATTTCATTGCCACCACCAGCATTTCCATCGCCGCCACCTCCGCAGCCACCTCCACCGCCACTGGCGTCAAGGCCGCGGCCCGCGGCATTGACGACGGGTTTATTGGTGTTTGCCATTGTGGGTTGTGTCGGAGCTTTTGCAGTTATTTGTActgttatttattgtttgtggACCGGCGGTTGTTTTGGGGACAACAAGATTCACAATTCAGTTCAGCCGACAATTACTAGAGATGCTAGCTCAAACAATGGCAATGGGATAACGTCAAACAATAGTCCCCCGTCGAGATCCTCCACCATCCGCCGCCAGGGCTCGAGGATCATGAGGCGGCAGAGGAGCGGAACATCCTCGAAGCACGCAGACAGGGCGGAGGAGTTTTCCCTGTCCGAGCTCGCGGCTGCCACCAATGACTTCTCAATGGAGAACAAGATTGGCGCCGGTAGCTTCGGAGTTGTATATAGAGGCAAACTGCCTGACGGCCGGGAAGTTGCGATTAAGAGAGGCGAAACCGCCTCGAAGATGAAGAAGTATCAGGAGAAGGAGAGCGCATTCGATTCGGAACTTGCGTTCTTGTCGAGAGTTCATCACAAGCATCTCGTGAGGCTTGTCGGATATTGCCAAGAGAGGGACGAGAGGCTTTTGGTGTACGAGCACATGAAAAACGGTGCACTTTATGATCACTTGCATGACAAGAACAATGTGGAGAGAAGCAGTAGTTTGTTAAATTCGTGGAAAATGAGGATCAAGGTTGCATTGGATGCCTCTAGAGGCATTGAGTATCTGCACAATTATGCCGTGCCGCCTATCATTCATCGAGATATAAAGTCATCGAACATCTTGCTTGACGCGAATTGGACCGCGAGGGTGTCTGATTTTGGGTTGTCGTTGATGGGGCCGGAGTCAGAGGTGGATTTTAGGCCAACGAATGCGGCAGGGACCGTTGGCTACATTGATCCGGAGTACTACGGACTCAACTTGTTGACCGCAAAGAGTGATGTCTATGGACTCGGCGTGGTGCTATTGGAGCTTCTGACGGGGAAGAGGGCAATATTTAAGGATGGGAAGGATGGGGGGACGCCTATAAGCGTGGTGGATTTTGCAGTGCCGGCGATTATGAAAGGGGAGTTGGTGAGGCTTTTGGACAAGAGGGTTGGGCCGCCGGAAGTGAATGAATCGGAAGCGGTTGAGCTGGTGGCATATACAGCAATGCATTGTGTGAGTTTGGAAGGGAAAGATAGGCCGACTATGGCGGACATTGTGGCGAACTTGGAGAGGGCGTATGCTCTCTGCGATGAAAGCCCTGGCAGCATCTCAAGTGGTGCAATCTCCATTGTCTCAGCAGAGTAG
- the LOC137734687 gene encoding uncharacterized protein has product MAELTQGEVVYSPKTLQVWRALLNWLAFFSQIFFQILRALGHHPLLSSSSSSSSSASSAAFKSLPVEPPENDSPAASAVEIADTPDSDDPFEKLTVVLDLDETLVCAYETSSLPAVVRTQATEGGLKWFELECVSSDKECDGKPKVNYVTVFERPGLHDFLKQVSQFAELVLFTAGLEGYARPLVDRIDVDNLFSYRLYRPSTTSTEYREHVKDLSGLSKDMRRIVIVDNNPFSFLLQPLNGIPCIPFSAGQTHDKQLLDVLLPLLKQLSLQKDVRPALYERFHMPEWFQKQGIPSTAWK; this is encoded by the exons ATGGCCGAGTTGACCCAGGGCGAGGTGGTCTACTCGCCCAAGACTCTTCAAGTCTGGCGAGCTCTGCTCAACTGGCTCGCCTTCTTCTCCCAGATCTTCTTCCAAATCCTCCGAGCTCTCGGTCACCACCCcctcctctcttcttcctcctcctcctcctcttccgcTTCTTCCGCCGCCTTCAAATCCCTGCCCGTTGAGCCGCCGGAGAACGACTCCCCCGCCGCCTCCGCCGTTGAAATCGCCGACACCCCCGATTCCGATGACCCTTTTGAAAAGCTCACG GTAGTTCTGGACCTGGATGAAACCCTAGTGTGTGCATATGAAACATCCAGCTTGCCGGCTGTAGTTCGAACTCAAGCAACCGAAGGTGGGTTGAAGTGGTTTGAGCTTGAATGCGTATCTTCGGACAAG GAATGTGATGGAAAACCGAAGGTCAATTATGTCACAGTCTTTGAGCGTCCGGGGTTGCATGACTTCCTAAAACAAGTTAGTCAGTTTGCAGAGCTTGTGTTATTCACGGCTGGTCTTGAAG GTTATGCTAGACCACTTGTTGACAGAATAGATGTGGATAATCTGTTCAGTTATCGACTTTATCGGCCTTCAACCACCAGCAC GGAATACCGGGAGCATGTGAAGGATCTATCTGGGCTATCAAAGGATATGCGGCGAATTGTTATTGTTGACAACAACCCTTTCAGTTTCTTGTTGCAACCTTTGAATGGAATTCCATGCATTCCATTTTCTGCCGGGCAAACACACGACAAACAG CTTTTGGATGTTCTTCTTCCACTCCTCAAGCAGCTCTCTCTGCAGAAAGATGTGAGGCCTGCCCTTTACGAAAGGTTTCACATGCCCGAATGGTTTCAAAAGCAGGGGATTCCTTCAACTGCGTGGAAATAG